In one window of Gemmatimonadota bacterium DNA:
- the fliP gene encoding flagellar type III secretion system pore protein FliP (The bacterial flagellar biogenesis protein FliP forms a type III secretion system (T3SS)-type pore required for flagellar assembly.) → MLTELEGEDRALALGEPAARPAAVPARPAFLRFLPVVALLLLAPAAAGAQAAARPATAASAVTGPVAPKVTLTIGQGADQLQLSGAVGVVVFMGAMTLLPAMFLLMTSFTRILIVLHFVRSALGTQSAPPGQLLVALSVLLTGVVMQPVIQQANTDAIQPYLSGQLPQTEAYHRALAPLKTFMIANTRDKDLGMFAELTGQEEADSVEALPILTVTAAFVTSELRTAFQMGFVIFLPFVVVDLIVASVLMSMGMFMLPPVMISLPFKLMLFVLADGWTLVVQRLVTGFQV, encoded by the coding sequence ATGCTCACCGAGCTGGAGGGCGAGGACCGCGCCCTGGCGCTGGGCGAGCCGGCGGCCCGTCCCGCGGCGGTCCCGGCGCGGCCGGCCTTCCTCCGCTTCCTGCCGGTGGTGGCGCTGCTGCTGCTCGCGCCGGCGGCGGCGGGGGCCCAGGCGGCCGCGCGGCCGGCCACGGCCGCATCGGCGGTGACCGGCCCGGTGGCCCCGAAGGTGACGCTCACCATCGGCCAGGGCGCCGACCAGCTGCAGCTCTCGGGCGCGGTCGGGGTGGTGGTCTTCATGGGGGCGATGACCCTGCTCCCCGCGATGTTCCTGCTGATGACCAGCTTCACCCGGATCCTGATCGTGCTGCACTTCGTGCGGTCGGCGCTCGGGACCCAGAGCGCGCCACCGGGCCAGCTGCTGGTGGCGCTGTCGGTGCTGCTGACCGGCGTGGTGATGCAGCCGGTGATCCAGCAGGCCAACACCGACGCCATCCAGCCCTACCTGAGCGGCCAGCTGCCCCAGACCGAGGCGTACCACCGCGCCCTCGCGCCGCTCAAGACGTTCATGATCGCCAACACCCGCGACAAGGACCTGGGGATGTTCGCCGAGCTGACCGGCCAGGAGGAGGCCGACAGCGTCGAGGCGCTCCCCATCCTGACCGTCACCGCCGCGTTCGTGACCAGCGAGCTGCGCACCGCGTTCCAGATGGGCTTCGTGATCTTCCTGCCCTTTGTGGTGGTGGACCTCATTGTGGCCTCGGTGCTGATGAGCATGGGCATGTTCATGCTCCCGCCGGTGATGATCTCGCTCCCCTTCAAGCTCATGCTGTTCGTCCTCGCGGACGGCTGGACCCTGGTGGTCCAGCGCCTCGTCACCGGCTTCCAGGTCTAG
- the fliN gene encoding flagellar motor switch protein FliN: MDQNEIDKLMGGGAAPKSPDLSELAPAAAARPAGLAAVPGGGSLETLLDVSLPVAIEFGRTHMTVQEVLELGNGSVIQLDRMVGEPIDIFVSDRKLAEGEVVVIGEHFGVRITRIVAGNDQPAVAREMA; this comes from the coding sequence ATGGATCAGAACGAGATCGACAAGCTGATGGGCGGCGGGGCCGCCCCCAAGTCGCCCGACCTCTCCGAGCTCGCGCCGGCGGCCGCCGCGCGGCCGGCGGGCCTGGCCGCCGTCCCCGGCGGCGGCTCGCTGGAGACCCTGCTCGACGTGTCGCTGCCGGTGGCGATCGAGTTCGGCCGCACCCACATGACGGTGCAAGAGGTCCTCGAGCTCGGCAACGGCTCGGTGATCCAGCTCGACCGCATGGTCGGCGAGCCGATCGACATCTTCGTCTCCGACCGCAAGCTGGCCGAGGGCGAGGTCGTGGTGATCGGCGAGCACTTCGGGGTGCGCATCACCCGCATCGTCGCCGGGAACGACCAGCCCGCCGTGGCCCGGGAGATGGCCTGA
- a CDS encoding flagellar motor switch protein FliM: MADVFSQKDIDSLLKGAAPVAMPDQALEVIPYNFLRPPRIAKDRQALLNGIYQRIAVSLQALFSSRLRTSVDVVLSSVEQATFAEFIFSLATPCAAYVYELGDKIGGQGVLDLGTDFSYHLIDRLFGGPGEAQEIKRPLTLLERAVVRGVADKVWGLVEEAWADHLAFQPAYTGFESSPDALQIANREDNVLVSNIEVRSGPFSGLITMCLPLLSLESFLQEKPTRHFHTVKTSPAEREAARHHIEEALRAARLDVRARFPMFQLRARDVGRLEVGQVIHTGHSSDVPVELHVRGQRRFLGVLGQSRRYVGLRISNVLHSQRLEGAPKASRGRLV; the protein is encoded by the coding sequence ATGGCCGACGTCTTCTCCCAGAAGGACATCGACAGCCTGCTCAAGGGCGCCGCGCCGGTGGCGATGCCCGACCAGGCGCTCGAGGTCATCCCGTACAACTTCCTGCGCCCGCCCCGGATCGCGAAGGACCGGCAGGCGCTGCTCAACGGCATCTACCAGCGGATCGCGGTGTCGCTGCAGGCGCTGTTCTCGTCGCGGCTGCGCACCTCGGTGGACGTGGTGCTCTCCAGCGTGGAGCAGGCCACCTTCGCCGAGTTCATCTTCTCGCTGGCCACCCCGTGCGCCGCCTACGTCTACGAGCTGGGCGACAAGATCGGCGGCCAGGGCGTCCTCGACCTCGGCACCGACTTCTCCTACCACCTCATCGACCGGCTGTTCGGCGGGCCGGGCGAGGCGCAGGAGATCAAGCGGCCCCTCACCCTGCTGGAGCGGGCGGTGGTGCGCGGCGTCGCCGACAAGGTCTGGGGCCTGGTGGAGGAGGCGTGGGCGGACCACCTCGCCTTCCAGCCGGCCTACACCGGCTTCGAGTCCTCCCCCGACGCGCTGCAGATCGCCAACCGCGAGGACAACGTGCTGGTGAGCAACATCGAGGTGCGGTCCGGGCCGTTCTCCGGGCTGATCACGATGTGTTTGCCGCTGCTCTCGCTCGAGTCGTTCCTGCAGGAGAAGCCCACCCGGCACTTCCACACCGTCAAGACCTCGCCCGCCGAGCGCGAGGCGGCCCGGCACCACATCGAGGAGGCGCTGCGCGCGGCGCGGCTCGACGTGCGGGCCCGGTTCCCGATGTTCCAGCTCCGGGCGCGTGACGTGGGCCGGCTCGAGGTGGGCCAGGTGATCCACACCGGCCATTCCTCCGACGTCCCGGTGGAGCTCCACGTCCGGGGCCAGCGCCGCTTCCTCGGCGTGCTCGGACAGAGCCGGCGCTACGTCGGCCTGCGCATCAGCAACGTCCTCCATTCCCAGCGCCTCGAGGGCGCGCCCAAGGCCTCCCGCGGAAGGCTGGTGTAG
- a CDS encoding flagellar basal body-associated FliL family protein yields the protein MILSTWEKATMAEAAAVPAEGAAPEGGKKTGLIAALTFGGALLGGLAASLVVAPKIIARQQPAAAHADSAAGGEAAAEGEHGAPAEGEHGGGEGEKKFIELSNIVVNPAGSQGSRFLMLSVAISVGNEEAHKVLQDREVEMRDKVTGLVESMTLAQLTAPGVRDTLKARIAVAAGTIVGPKVPVKVFLPQFVIQ from the coding sequence GTGATCCTGTCCACCTGGGAGAAGGCGACGATGGCGGAAGCAGCGGCGGTGCCGGCCGAGGGCGCGGCGCCGGAAGGCGGCAAGAAGACCGGGCTGATCGCGGCCCTGACGTTCGGCGGGGCACTGCTCGGCGGCCTCGCGGCGAGCCTCGTGGTGGCGCCGAAGATCATCGCGCGGCAGCAGCCGGCCGCGGCCCACGCCGACTCCGCCGCGGGGGGTGAGGCGGCGGCGGAAGGGGAGCACGGCGCCCCCGCGGAAGGGGAGCACGGCGGGGGCGAGGGGGAGAAGAAGTTCATCGAGCTGAGCAACATCGTGGTCAACCCGGCGGGGTCGCAGGGCAGCCGCTTCCTGATGCTCAGCGTGGCGATCTCGGTGGGCAACGAGGAGGCGCACAAGGTCCTGCAGGATCGTGAAGTGGAGATGCGGGACAAGGTGACCGGCCTGGTGGAGAGCATGACCCTGGCCCAGCTGACGGCCCCGGGGGTGCGCGACACGCTCAAGGCGCGGATCGCGGTGGCGGCCGGGACGATCGTCGGCCCGAAGGTGCCCGTGAAGGTGTTCCTCCCCCAGTTCGTCATCCAGTGA
- a CDS encoding flagellar hook-basal body complex protein: MMRSLFAGVSGLRNHQTRMDVIGNNIANVNTVAYKSSRVTFAEAFAQLLQGASRPPGDLGGVNPIQIGLGSKIGSIDQNFAQGNLESTGQNTDLAIQGDGLFVLSDGSRNYFTRAGNFQLDANGRMVSPANGFKVQGINADSDGVLSTGSAITDIALPFGKKSPARATTSVTMTGNLDARAQPLGTILATQGRVYGVEQASSNGGLGSDLSGLYASGAANGGIFGMVPDSTTVTISDGTNARTYTYVNADTGVGTLDFHSLKDLVGEINNDFGAAGFNTLTAAQNNSTGALDFTAIAGITLDIDSSNPALLKALGSANGTLAAAATSSTDQFSHIAVATDLVTNLRNGTGQSLGLGAGDTVLIDGNKGGTAVTSGSLAVAAGTTYSQLLAQIGTTLNLTNITGAGIDPTTGAMTINGDGGLVNALTGVNIRSAAAGATSFNAVFDSRPGNYVERQAASDVTHQAAITVYDSIGTPISLTMTFTKDPTAPNRWLWDASVPSPAAITGGGSGFVTFDTDGRLETFAYNGGANSLQFDPGSGATAPVDLQLDSGVLGDINGLSQFASASNAVASSQDGYPMGNLQDISVDSRGVITGYFTNGVNQTLAQIALASFNNPTGLLRAGNNMYGESANSGSSIIGFSGTSNQSTITPGALESSNVDLSEEFTNMIIAQRGFQANARVITTADEMLTELVNLKR; this comes from the coding sequence ATGATGCGGTCGCTCTTCGCCGGCGTCTCGGGTCTGCGCAACCACCAGACCCGCATGGACGTCATCGGCAACAACATTGCCAACGTGAACACCGTGGCGTACAAGTCGTCACGGGTGACGTTCGCCGAGGCCTTCGCGCAGCTGCTGCAGGGCGCGTCCCGTCCGCCGGGCGACCTCGGCGGCGTCAACCCGATCCAGATCGGCCTCGGTAGCAAGATCGGGAGCATCGACCAGAACTTCGCGCAGGGCAACCTCGAGTCGACCGGCCAGAACACCGACCTGGCGATCCAGGGCGACGGCCTGTTCGTGCTGAGCGACGGCAGCCGCAACTACTTCACCCGCGCGGGCAATTTCCAGCTCGACGCGAACGGCCGCATGGTGTCGCCGGCAAACGGCTTCAAGGTCCAGGGCATCAACGCGGACTCCGACGGCGTGCTGTCCACCGGCTCGGCGATCACCGACATCGCGCTGCCGTTCGGCAAGAAGTCGCCGGCGCGGGCCACCACCTCGGTGACCATGACCGGCAACCTGGACGCCCGGGCGCAACCGCTGGGCACCATCCTGGCCACCCAGGGCAGGGTCTACGGGGTGGAGCAGGCCAGCAGCAACGGTGGCCTCGGGTCCGACCTGAGCGGCCTCTACGCCTCCGGCGCGGCCAACGGCGGGATCTTCGGCATGGTGCCGGACAGCACCACCGTGACCATCAGCGACGGGACCAACGCGCGGACGTACACCTACGTCAACGCGGACACCGGCGTGGGCACGCTCGACTTCCACTCGCTCAAGGACCTCGTGGGCGAGATCAACAACGACTTCGGGGCCGCCGGGTTCAACACCCTTACGGCCGCGCAGAACAACAGCACCGGCGCGCTCGACTTCACCGCGATCGCCGGCATCACGCTCGACATCGACAGCTCCAACCCGGCGCTGCTCAAGGCGCTGGGCTCCGCCAACGGCACGCTGGCCGCGGCGGCCACGTCCTCGACCGACCAGTTCAGCCACATCGCGGTCGCGACCGACCTGGTCACCAACCTGCGCAACGGCACCGGGCAAAGCCTCGGCCTGGGCGCGGGCGACACCGTCCTCATCGACGGCAACAAGGGCGGCACCGCCGTGACCTCGGGCAGCCTCGCCGTGGCCGCGGGCACCACCTACAGCCAGCTCCTGGCCCAGATCGGGACCACGCTCAACCTGACCAACATCACCGGGGCGGGGATCGACCCGACCACCGGCGCCATGACCATCAACGGCGACGGCGGCCTGGTGAACGCCCTCACCGGCGTGAACATCCGCTCGGCGGCCGCGGGGGCCACCAGCTTCAACGCCGTCTTCGACAGCCGGCCGGGCAACTACGTCGAGCGCCAGGCGGCGAGCGACGTGACCCACCAGGCGGCCATCACGGTGTACGACTCGATCGGCACCCCGATCAGCCTCACCATGACGTTCACCAAGGACCCGACGGCGCCCAACCGCTGGCTGTGGGATGCCAGCGTGCCCTCGCCGGCGGCCATCACCGGCGGCGGGAGCGGGTTCGTCACCTTCGACACCGACGGGCGGCTCGAGACCTTCGCCTACAACGGCGGGGCGAACAGCCTCCAGTTCGATCCCGGCAGCGGTGCCACCGCCCCGGTGGACCTGCAGCTCGATTCCGGCGTCCTCGGCGACATCAACGGCCTGTCCCAGTTCGCCAGCGCGTCCAACGCGGTGGCCTCGAGCCAGGACGGCTACCCGATGGGGAACCTGCAGGACATCAGCGTCGACTCGCGCGGCGTGATCACGGGCTACTTCACCAACGGCGTCAACCAGACGCTCGCCCAGATCGCCCTGGCCTCGTTCAACAACCCGACGGGCCTGCTCCGCGCCGGCAACAACATGTACGGCGAGTCGGCCAACTCCGGGAGCTCGATCATCGGCTTCTCGGGGACCAGCAACCAGTCCACGATCACGCCGGGCGCGCTGGAGAGCTCGAACGTGGACCTGTCGGAGGAGTTCACCAACATGATCATCGCGCAGCGCGGCTTCCAGGCCAACGCCCGCGTGATCACCACCGCCGACGAGATGCTCACCGAACTGGTGAACCTCAAGCGGTAG
- a CDS encoding T9SS type A sorting domain-containing protein, translated as MLQAITGARFTAGPTTTSDTGTRTGTGSAELGKSEFLKLLITQLRYQDPINPSKPEEFASQLAQFTSLERMQNIEDILAGQTDTTALTTLALKADLGASFIGRQVLAAGETLAVGSDGKATATIDVGTGGGKTKVTVYDADGKEVLSKEMGFRTAGRQVLTLGSLPAGTYTYKVTATSLAGSDVPVQTYTAGIVDGVSFQGGTVILKSGTLTFPLDNVVEVEQAPAGAAALAAASRARIIPSPTE; from the coding sequence ATGCTGCAGGCCATCACGGGCGCGCGCTTCACGGCCGGGCCCACGACCACCTCGGACACCGGGACCCGCACGGGGACCGGCAGCGCGGAGCTGGGCAAGAGCGAGTTCCTGAAGCTGCTCATCACCCAGTTGCGGTACCAGGACCCGATCAACCCCTCGAAGCCCGAGGAGTTTGCCAGCCAGCTGGCGCAGTTCACCAGCCTGGAGCGGATGCAGAACATCGAGGACATCCTCGCGGGGCAGACCGACACCACCGCGCTGACCACCCTGGCCCTCAAGGCGGACCTGGGGGCGTCGTTCATCGGCCGGCAGGTGCTGGCGGCCGGGGAGACGCTCGCGGTGGGGAGCGATGGCAAGGCCACCGCGACGATCGACGTCGGCACCGGCGGCGGCAAGACCAAGGTCACCGTCTACGATGCCGACGGCAAGGAAGTCCTCAGCAAGGAGATGGGCTTCCGCACCGCGGGCCGGCAGGTGCTCACGCTCGGCAGCCTGCCCGCCGGGACGTACACCTACAAGGTCACGGCGACGAGCCTGGCCGGGTCGGACGTCCCGGTGCAGACGTACACGGCCGGCATCGTGGACGGGGTCTCCTTCCAGGGGGGCACCGTGATCCTCAAGTCCGGCACACTCACCTTCCCGCTCGACAATGTCGTGGAAGTCGAGCAGGCGCCCGCGGGCGCGGCGGCGCTGGCCGCCGCGAGCAGAGCCCGCATCATCCCTTCACCGACGGAGTAG